The genomic interval TGGCATTTATTTTTGTTGCTGATCTATATTTTACAACTTGATTTGCATTTAACTTCCAGGAACAAAAGTTTTTAATTGGTGTCATCCTCATGGTTCCATGCTATGCAGTAGAATCAGTAAGCTATTTTCGCTCTCTATTCTTTTTGTAGATATGAGTGTTTATGTGTCTTATAGAATCTGGCAGAATCTCGAACTGCTTATCATTGTATAATGGTATCttgttaccttttttttttatacaaataATCACTAAAGACACAAAGGGGTACGAGACTGAAAGTAGGGATAAGAGAATATGAAAGATGAGGAAAAGAAAGGGTGGGAATTTTTCATGCATCCCGTGTGTTAGTTGCTGCAACGTGAACCTTAAGTTAGATAACATTTTGTTGTTTATTGTGGATGTAGACCTTGACTTCAAGATTCACCGACATAAGATTAAAATTACTGTTAACcctttaatttaattaaaaactcTATAAACATGCAGTTTGTTTGACAATTAACTATGCATCACTATActtaatgataaaaaaatttcCATTGAAACTGAGGGTTGAAAGGGAAGAGACAGAGAAGAGAATATATAGGGAAATAAGTTTTCAAAAGACAAAACTCAGGGTGGGGGAGACCATGGTGTACATGTGCGTGCATGTAGTTCTTGTGAAAGATAATCTTTCTATAAAAATTTGGTTGCTTAATTTGCATGTGACAGTTGTTGTAGAAAATTTGTTAATTTAACAATTTGAAAACCTTCTCTTGCTTagcttttcattttcttttgtattacTCTGGAAGTGATATGCAAATTATAAACTTTGATAGTTCGTGTTCCTTATTTTTTTCTTGCTTATGTCTTTTTCTATGTTAAGTTTTAAAGCTATGCTATCTACTTTCTAACATAGTTTTGGTTGACAGTTAGTGTCATTGGTGAACCCATCAATCAGCGTTGATTGCGCAATTTTACGGGATTGTTACGAATCTTTTGCCATGTATTGCTTTGGAAGATACCTGGTGGCATGTTTAGGTATGGCATTTTATGAAATATTAAGCAGACTTTCTACCAATAATGGGTAGAAACTTCATTACATAAAAAAAAGGGTAATTGAGATCAGACATTTGATGCTGGGTTGTAGCCTTTTTGCGAGCTgttaaatatacatatacataataAGACCatttttatatgaaatttcatgataacTTGCAGAATCTTTAGCTAGCATCATAATTCAACATTTGATGGATCTGAAATTCTCACCATAAATATACTATTTATTTGAAGCTCAAGTTGACATTTTGGCACTGGGCTATGGATATTTCACACATTGTATGTGGAGTTTCATATATTGCAGGAGCTTGATCTGATATTCTCTCTAGAACTTatgggtttccataattgcaataattaaatgattttagttttagtGAATCTCGATTTCATGCACTCTATAAGAATTTGAAATGTGTGTTTTGTACATGTAGAGCATGTTAATAATTATTCAATTCATAAAAATCGATTCCTTGATGTTGTCAAGACCGCACTGTTCATGCACCAGTATGATGCATCATTCTGCAATCTGAAAGATGCTATTTCTCATTCAATGAGGTCTGCATGTTGGCAGATGCATGCACATATAACTACTATCGTACACACCAAAACTTTACACCATAATATACAATGTTTAAGTTTAAATGGTTCTGCCAGttatattatttgtttatCGAAGTTATCTTTTGTGCTAGTCTTTTCATCGTATCTAAATGTTTGATGTGTTAATGGAGCAACCGATGATCATTTTTTGTATAGTTACAATTTTGTAATTCTCTTGTAGTCACATAAACTTAAATACTGTACTTCTCATATTTATTTCCTGTCTACATTTTTTATACTTCTGAAGGCGGGGAAGAAAGGACAATCGAGTTTATGGAAAGACAAGGACGAGCAAGTTATAAGACTCCTCTGTTAGTTGACATCTCTGGAGAGGGAACTGTCACACATCCTTTTCCAATGAACTTAATCTTAAAACCTTGGAAACTTGGTCAAGGGTTTTACCAACTTGTCAAATTCGGAATCGTTCAGTATGTATGTGTGGCATCTCTTTTGAAAAGCTACTACATGATGCTATTTCTTTCATTTACTTTCATTTACCGTAGATAAAGTAAATCCCTTTTTATCCTCTGGCAGATGATTACCAAGTCTCTCAGTGCCATTTTAGCAGTTATCCTTGAAGCTTTTGGGATATACTGTGATGGAGAATTTAAGTGGGGATGTGGGTAAGACAACCTTAAACTATCGCATTTGGTATTTTTCAAGTAATTGTCATTTAAAATTAACATGATAAATTTGTgattttgcaaaaaaaaaaaaaaaaaggttaaaaCCATCAGATGCTGATTTTTTTCATGGAGTTCTCATATGTTGATTGATCAAGATTCTGTTAGATTTTTTGATGTGTTGTAATTGCTCTGTGGGACTTGCAGAATATGGATATAAGTTTTATCATAGACTTTAAATTCAGTAGACTTTAGTGTCGGacatattttcacatttctCAGGCCTGTTTGTAATGTGGATGTGTTTGTCGTTGATGAATTGGGCTGATATTGGTTATGCAAACTCACTTAAGTAgtgtgtgtatttaaaaaaaaaaatataaagacCCAGACCTTTTCTTATCTAtcctttttatttatattgtatgtaccaaatttttatttttcctttctCCTGTAGAATGGGCCACAGGTTTGACTTATGTTGTAGCTTGTGGATGTTGTTCATTTATGTTTTATACTAGTATACATTCTTTCTTATGTATCCCTGATATTTTGACTATTTTGATGTCCTTGTAAATGTCCTAAAACTAAACTCACAAAGTAAACTTATGGCCTACTATCTTTTCTTTGTAGGTATCCTTATATTGCAGTGGTTCTAAATTTTAGTCAATCATGGGCTTTGTACTGTCTAGTTCAGTTTTACACTGTTACAAAAGATGAACTAGCTCATATAAAGCCATTATACAAGTTTCTGACTTTTAAGTCAATTGTGTTCTTGACGTGGTGGCAAGGTGTGGCAATTGCTCTTCTGTATGCTCTTGGTTTGTTCAAAAGTCCTATAGCTCAAGGCTTACAGTTTAAGTCAAGTGTCCAAGACTTCATCATTTGTATCGAGGTATTCTTTCATAGGGTAAATCAATTTATATGCCATTTCAGCACCAGTCATGCTCTGTGTCTGTAGTCATTTACTATGAGTCCCTTAAATTAAAGTTCTAGACCTCTGAGATTTTTtcgaatgttttttttttcttctcttggagagtatttttgttttttgacaGTAAACCTTAAATAAGAATAAGTGGACTTGGCTTTGAATGCCCATGATAAATAGGATAAATTTCACCTACTAGCATCTGCATTACACCATCTTTATGATGTACATGGTTGTGTGGATCATTTTTGTAGAACACATGAAATCTTAATAATgctatatatttgttttgcaCAGATGGGCATTGCTTCAGTTGTTCACCTGTATGTTTTCCCTGCAAAGCCTTATGAACTGATGGGAGATCGCTTCCCTGGGAGTGTCTCAGTACTTGGAGACTATGTATCAGCTGACTGTCCTTTGGATCCCGATGAAGTAAGGGACAGTGAACGTCCGACAAAGCTACGCCTTCCCACTCCTGACATTGATGTTAGGAGCGGAATGACCATAAGAGAAAGTGTTCGGGATGTTTTTATCGGTGGTGGGGGATATGTAAGTTagcttttcttcttcccattATTATCATAAATTACTGTGGGGATATAGAACTGTAGTAACTGCTGTTCATAAGTTAAAAAAAAGTGTTTACCTTTAATCTCTGATATTTTTCAAAATGTTGAATTAAAAGCAAGTTAGCAAATTGGTAATATGAAAGCAGTCAACtgttccaattttttttcccttttcttttctcagttTTCTGAATATCCTTGTGTGTAATTTTACATATAAATGTGGTCATTGCTTCTGATACAGATTGTTAGCGATGTGAAGTTTACAGTTACGCAGGCAGTTGAGCCTGTAGAGAAGGGGTTCACAAGGTTCAATGAGAAGCTACACAAGATCTCTCAAAACATTAAGAAACATGACAAGgagaaaaggaaaacaaaggaTGACAGTTGTATTTCCACATCGTCACCTGTAGGGAAGGTCATTCGTGGGATAGATGACCCTCTCTTGAATGGAAGTATGAGTGATAGTGGTGTATCAAGGGTAAAGAAGCATCCCCGAAAATCAGGTTATACAAGTGCAGAAAGCGGTGGAGAGAGCAGCAGTGACCAAAGTTATGGTGGATATCAGGTCAGGGGCCGTAGATGGGTCACGAAAGATTGACGGGAAGAGATGATCCCAGTTTTTTCATCAAGATTGGGAGAGGAAAGATGTCTGCCCTTTGTCCTGTGAGAAATTTTGGGGTTATTTTTGCTGGAGGGTTAAAATTTGTAAATGTCTACGCAGAGAAAACATTTTATTTAGGTTGATGTAATTTATACAGTAACCGAAAAATGATGtaacaccatatatatatgaagtttAGAAGTTTACATGAACATTTTGGAAATCTATCATTATAATCCGGCCTGGCGTAAGTGCCGAACAAGTCGATTCCCTCATGCATTAGAACTATAAATTCAATACGTACACGTAAAATCGCCTTCTTGTATGAATCGGCCAACCACATGCATTATAAATATGTTGATTTAGCCATCTATAAAGATTGATCAAAATTGAGAGATTACTGATTTGTAGACAAACGAAAATGCTCTTGACATTTCCAACATTGAGATTGAGTCAGATTCTGTCATTTTGATTAATCTTCTTCAGAGATCTGATCTTTTTCTTCATCCCCTTGGCTCTCT from Argentina anserina chromosome 2, drPotAnse1.1, whole genome shotgun sequence carries:
- the LOC126781986 gene encoding protein LAZ1; the protein is MKIAPIFDLTIRLAYTTPTWASLSCGVFVLITLTLSIYLLFEHLSAYKNPEEQKFLIGVILMVPCYAVESLVSLVNPSISVDCAILRDCYESFAMYCFGRYLVACLGGEERTIEFMERQGRASYKTPLLVDISGEGTVTHPFPMNLILKPWKLGQGFYQLVKFGIVQYMITKSLSAILAVILEAFGIYCDGEFKWGCGYPYIAVVLNFSQSWALYCLVQFYTVTKDELAHIKPLYKFLTFKSIVFLTWWQGVAIALLYALGLFKSPIAQGLQFKSSVQDFIICIEMGIASVVHLYVFPAKPYELMGDRFPGSVSVLGDYVSADCPLDPDEVRDSERPTKLRLPTPDIDVRSGMTIRESVRDVFIGGGGYIVSDVKFTVTQAVEPVEKGFTRFNEKLHKISQNIKKHDKEKRKTKDDSCISTSSPVGKVIRGIDDPLLNGSMSDSGVSRVKKHPRKSGYTSAESGGESSSDQSYGGYQVRGRRWVTKD